CTGGAAGATCCTCGATCTCGGTGATCATTTTGCCTGTTACGGTGGCAAGAAGTTGTCCGACAGACTGCAGCAGAGCGCTTTGCGACAGGATAGGCTTCCATTGTGCATAGACCGCATTGAGGCGGTAGATTGTCTGATCGATGGCACTTTCGCACTCATCCTTAAAGGGCTGCGTCGTACAGTTGCTGAATCCCTGCGCGCCATCAAGAAAGTCGCGTAGGATCGTCTTCTGCGACTCCATCTCAGCGCCATAAGCTTTCTTGGCGAATTGGTCGAGCGCTTTGACATCGTTGTCCAATCTCAAGCGCGACGAGGTCGGCTGTGCTGCCTGCCATGCCCGCAGCTGATCTGAGAGGCGACCGGTATCGTTGTAGATGAGCATGTTGCCATTCTCGAGGCGCGAGTACGCCGTCGAGGCCGTAGCACGGTAGATGGCGAGCGCAAGAGTCGGTAGGGTGTAGAGCGCGACTGATGCTGGCACGATAGGTGATTTGGCATATTCAGGTCCGGCGAGTGTCTGTGCAGCTGTGATGACCTGCTGGACCAGCTCGAGTAGGCCATCAGGAACAGCGGTCACCGTGAAAGTCTCACGAAGGGTCATCTCGCACTCAGTCGATTGTGCTGTGCTCTTCTCGCCGTTCACCGGTGGTGGTGCAGATCGAGTCGCTTGGGGACTGTCTGGCGCGCCTCCGTCTACGTCTCCCCATCCCCACGCATCATCTGCGCCGTCCTCTTCTTCCTTCGGTACCTCATCGTCATCTGGAAGGTCCCACGCGCTAGCCTCATCAATCCCTTCAGACTTCTCTGCTTGTGTAGCTGGCTCTTCTGGCTCGTCCCAAGCAGTGTCCCACTCATCATCTGCACCATCCCCCCCGTGCATGGCATCATCCTTGCTCACCATCTGCGTCTCGACTCTCTCAACAATCTTCTGTTCTTTGAGACCTGTGAACACAAGGTTGCGCACATCTCCAAGCAGTGCCTCCCTCCTCTTCGTAAGCCATATTCGTGGTGCACTTTGTGTCCAGTCTCGTAGTGGCTTGCTGCCGTGCCATCTATGCCTGTCGATAGCGTCCGCAAAGTAATTCACCTCTTTCAAAAGCGCCTGGAAGCCAGCCATCTCGCCGATCTCTATCGGAACTGCCGGCTCTAACCATCGCTCTTCCAGCCTGGTGGTAAGGATTGGCATGAGGTGTTCAGAGAGCGGTCCCGTGACAGACTCTGGTAGATTGCTGGCCAATACTATTGAGATCGCCCACAAGCTTCCGATCACATCTGATGCATTCGCTTCTTCGCTGGCGATTCGGCAGGAGATAATGCGGCCTGACGCTTCGGTGGTAGGGACTTTGCCCTCGCGATTGGGGATCATGCGCGGTCGTAGAATGGCTCTGTCGAAGTCCTTGGCGGCTTTCTTTACCAATTCGTCCAATATGCCCAACCCTTGCGCTGGTCGTACGAGGCCTACGATGCCATCATTTATCTGCACCTTCCGGCCCTCGACATCGATTGAAAGTCGCTCCTGCCACCCTAGTGTGACGGCCTCTTTCAGTCGCTCTCTCAGACCTTCGACTCTTTTACCCAATAACGCGCCCACTCCGCTCTCGTTGCTCGCGCCTAGGCCACCAATGCTCTCTTCTGCTGCTTCAAGCTTTTGCAAGCCTCCGGAAAGGTCACCAGCCACAATGCTGTCCTGCACATCTCGTAGCACCCCGTTGGCATGGCGAATGTGATCCAATCTGGCAGCTACGGTCTCCTGGAACGCTACTTCCTTCTCCAGTAGTTGTACCTTCTTCTTTCGGTCGTCTGCCCTTGCCCGTAGCTCTTTCCCTGCCTCAGCTTCGGCGACGATTTGTCGCGCCGTCTCTCGACTTCGCAGTATATCTGCCTGTAGCTCTTTCGCTCGTGTTATCCATGTATCGATATCGCTGCTAGCGTCCTTGCTGATGCTCTTGATTGACGATTTGACGTCATTCTGCTGTTCTTGAAGTGCGCGTGAAAGTGATTCGAGTGAAGCGGGTGTGAGGTCTGCTGCTGCATCTTCTTCGGAAATAGGGTAGGCGCCATTGTCGATGGAGGCAAGTACGGCGGAGGCCATCGCAGCGGCGAGGTCTGGTTGATGTTGTGTGGTATCTCTCGAGAGCAAGGTTGAGGTCATGCAAAGTCAGGGCAATGTTTTGAGCCAGCGGAGCGACTCGGCAGCTTGGAAGTTGGCTCCTTCTTCGAGTTAGGAGGTACGCGACGCGCTCACTTCGAACAACGCAACTTGTCATTACATCTGTGCCAATTGGCAACTGCGATGCGGCCGGCGCGTCGCAGTGACTCCGCGAAATGGCCTACTTCTACGCCACGCTGCCTCACGAATCTACCCTATGGAATGATATGGGCTTGGAAGCAGCCAAGTCTAGAAACGCTCGCTACTGGCATGTCAAAAGGCTACCTCCATCGATGATGATCCTGTGAGAATCAGGCTCTCCATGTTACAGCATCGCTCTCGCCTACGGAAGTAAGATCTTATGCTTCTGCGTGGGCAAGTCAGACAGCTTCTGTCCGCGGCGCACCTCGCTCCCCCTTGATCCTGGACTCCAGCCGTCATGTTGCAGCACCTCCAAGACATCACTGCAAGCCAAGCTACGGACTGGCAAGCATGGCTCGCATGGTTGGACGGAGCAACGGTACGATGAACAGCGCTTGGTCACGAGCTCGTGGCAACAATTGCACAGCCCGAGTCGAGTTCCCGAACCTGCAGTGCCACCATTCCAAAGATCTACTGAGGCACACGGTATCACCATGGCGCAGCATCAACTGCCCACGTCTTCCCGCGGAGCTGTCCGGGACCCCGATCCTTCAGCACAGCAAACGGCAAGTATGGTCACATGCTGTCGTTATTCAGCACCACTTCAGCTCCACTCGGTAGGCACGTCACCTTTTAAATACACTGTCACTCCAGCATTCCAAAGTTTCATAGCCTCAACCTTGACACACCAGCATAAGTTCCTCGATCCACCTGCATTCTAAAAGTTATCCTTATTCTCTATGTTCACGGACGCCGCCTTCGCCCTCAACAGGCCTCAATACCACCCTCAATTCAAACACCAAGAAGAAGGTTACAACAAGTCCACTGCACCATCCTCAACTCCACCAACCTCCAACATGAACGGCATCGGCAGCACCGGCGGCGAAACAATCTACGGCGGCGGCAACACCAACATGCCCGATGCCTCCAATATGCCCTCCCCAAACGCATCCATGGCCCGCACGACATCGTCCGAAGTCATGGAGGCATTACGGTCTGGGGAGCCAGGTGCAGGTACGTTACAAAGCCTGGCCACATCTTCCGCGAGAGACGTTCACTGAAGACGCTGCTATGCACTGTTGTGTTCACTTACCAGACACTCAAAGCTGACCCTCACCCGTCACAGCCGATAAACTCATGTCCAAAGAGCATCCCAAGGGTCATGATGGATTTCTGAAACGATTAAAGCAGAAGATGGGCGGGGGTCTGAAGGGCGAGAAGGCACGGAATGGAAGCGACGCGGATAGTAAGACTGATCTGACCAAGGGGACGTCGCCGGATGATGATCATTCTGTCGTGACCGATCCGAGTGTGATGTCGAGAGATGGTGGAAAGGGAGACGGTGTGATTCGTTGAGCGTCAAAGATGTCAAGTGACGAGAAGCATGATCAACAACGACAGATACCCAAAAGGACAGCCAATGGAAGCGTCAGAGACTTTTGGAACGCATTTTCACAATCATTCCTCGCAATCTAATCACTAAGGTTGTTGTGCTACGGAGTACGTAGTGGGCTGATCCCACAGCGCCCAGGTCACAGAGCGCAAGTGCAACGCTCGTGACTCAAGCAGCTTCGTCGGCGAGTCTTGCCAGCTCCAGCTCCCAGATGCATCATCTAACAGAAATCTATCGAGGTATCATCTGAAAAGCAAGAACTCCACGCCCTCACATGCAGCCCATGAAAGAAGAAAGTTTCTCTCTTCCGATGTGGTGACCTTTGCCAGCTGTTCCAGCTGGGAAGATCATCGAAGAGACTCGCTCCCAGAGCCCACGTAAAGTCGCAGTTGTGTGTAACGCCATCGAAGAAAGGATCGCCCGCTTTTCGTTCTATCGCCCAGAAGACCGCCAGCAAAAGTGCCTCTTTGCCTTGGGTCCAGTCCAGCTCCAGTACCATCTAGTGTGAACGCCATGCAGGAAAAAAGTCGTTGATCTGAAGAGACGACCACCGCTGCCCAAGCAGCGGAAGAGAGCCGGATAGTCGTTATCATGTACCGTGGGCCGTTGTTCGACGTCGTCTGGGGGTCCGCTCGTGTCGCTCAAAGCCTGAGAGCAAGATAAGCAGACCCCATAGTCAAACGTTACCACGGGATCGTCAGAGCGCCGCCTCCCACACCCATGCAATGCTGTGGAAGATCAACGCTGTCTATCATGCTGTTGGGTATCGATGTTACGTCGCACTCGTTTCGATCCGCCGACGAAAGCAATTAGTCACGCCAATGAACAGGTAAAGAGAAGTCGAGTCGGGGTGGGCCGTGGTATGTCGCTCGAGGTGAGAGCGTTTACCACCAGCTGTTTGGTCCAGATGGTCCGCTTGGGTTGCCGTAGCTGCCGCCGCCCATGCCACCACCCATACCGCCGCCGTAGCCTCCACCACCCATGCCGTAGCCTCCACCACCACCCATGCCGCCGCCACCCATCATGCCGCCGCCGTAGGCTGGACGCTGACCGCCACCATAGGTACGGACATCCTTCATGGCAGATGAGCCACGGCCACGACCGCCACCTGAGCGACCTCCACCACGGCCTCCTCCGCCGAATCCTGAGCCCTCGCGAGCGATGGACTCGAGGAAGCCGGGCACTTCCTGGTTGGCCTCCTTGAGCAAGTCGATGAGGTCACGAACAACACCGCGGTTGCCACGGTTGAAGAAGGCGGTGGAGACACCAGTGTTTCCAGCACGACCAGTACGACCGATACGGTGGACGTAGTCGTCAATGTCGGTTGGCAGATCGTAGTTCACAACGTGCTTGACGTTGGGAATATCGAGACCACGAGCCGCGACAGCAGTGGCGACAAGGATCGGGCAGCGACCAGTGCGGAACATCTCCAGAGCACGCTCACGCTCACGCTGGGTGCGGTCACCGTGGATGGAGGTGGCTGGGAAGCCCTGGTTGATAAGATAGTCGGAGAGCGAGTCAGCCATACGCTTGGTCTCGACGAAGATCAGGGTAAGACCAGCGCCGTGGGTGTGCAAAATATCGAGAAGCACGCTGCGCTTGTCGATGTCCTCGACATACTCGATCTTCTGGGTGATGTTCTCAGAGGTCGAACCGACACGTCCAACCGAAAGGAAGATATACTCTCGAAGGAAGTCGCGAGCGAGCATCTGGATATCGCGTGGGAAGGTGGCCGAAAACATGAGTGTCTGGCGGCCGTCAGTGGGTGGCATGTCCTCACCCTCGACGATGCGGCGGATCTGTGGCTCGAAACCCATGTCAAGCATGCGGTCAGCCTCATCGAGAACAAGGTACTTGATGTTAGCAAGTGAGATTCTGCCTCGCTCGATCAGGTCGACAAGACGGCCAGGAGTAGCGACGAGCAAGTCGCAGCCGCGCTCGATCTGGCGAAGCTGGGAGCCGATGTCGGCACCACCGTAGACGACACATGGGCGCACCCATGAACGGTAGGAGAACTTGCGTGCCTCGTCGTAGATCTGAGAAACAAGCTCACGGGTTGGTGCGAGGATGAGCGAGGTTGGGTAAGCCTTGCGTTGACGACCGAAGCCAGACTGCGCTGGGGCGTTGCCGCTTGGGCCGTTCTGGTATGCCTGAGAGAGGATTGGGAAGAGGAAACCACCAGTCTTTCCTGAACCGGTCTGAGCACAAGCCATGAGATCGCGACCGCCCATGACGATTGGAATGGAGTACTTCTGCACAGGTGTTGGCTGCTTGTAGCCGGCAAGCTCGATGTTGCTGATGAGGTGGTCGTCGAGAGGTGGGTTGGTGAAGGTGGTGACGGGCTCTGGCACACCCTGACCGGATGCCTCGACTgggatgtcgtcgtatttCTCAAAGTTGATGCCCGTCTGTTGCTTGCTTGGGTCGTTGACGACACCAAACAACTCGCGCTCGAGACGCTGGTTGGCTGGACCTGGCACATGCTTGCCGTCCCTCCACTGTCCGTCTCCTGCGCCGCTGTGGCCACGACCGCCGCCGCTGGCACCTCCGCTGCCGCCGCCTGGTGCGCCGTATGCGTTACGATCGAAGCCGCGAGGAAGTTGGGGAGAGTTGTCCCAGTTGCCGCGAGGGGTGAAGGACTGTGTAGCGCCCCAGTTGGCGCCTGGTGGGCCGCCAGCGCCACGACCGCCTGGTGGTGGTGGACCTCCGTAGCCGCTGTAGTAATGTCAGCAGGTGCGATGACGGTGAGCGAGGGTGATGTCAACTTACTTTGCCTGGCCTGGAGTTGGGTAGCCGTTTGCGCCGTCAAGGCCGTTGGGAGCTGGGCCCGGTCCTGGTGCTGGACCACGAGCTGAGCCTCTCATGTGTGGTGGGATGTAGGCGGAGCGACCAGCGCCAAAGCCGTTCTGCTGTGGGCCTGGGCCATTCTGTGGGGCGTGCTGGGAGTCCTGGAGGGACAGACCGTTCATGTTCAGTTGATCGGCCATATTGAACTTCCGTCTGTACTGGTCTGGTGGTATGTGGTGGTGAGGTTGTGGTAGTGAGTGAAAGTCGGTCGGTGAGAGCGCGTGTGTATCGCTAGCAATGTCGAAGCCTCAGATGCAAGAAACAACCTGCAAAAAGAGACCAAAGAAAGAAGCGACGAGTACTTTTGGTGTCGAACGGGGAGATGTAAGGGCACACTGTGGTGGTGGTGATGGTGTTTGAGAGGAGGATGTTGCGTGAAGGCGAGACAAACTGCTGAAGAATTTCTGACGGAAGGGACTTGTTCCACTCGCGGGCCGCCCCCAAACTTCATCAGCTAGTGGCGAATCAGCATCCTGGTCGTGACTCTGCCACCTCACACTTCAATGTTCTTTGCTCCTCCTTTCACTTCCATATCACCTCACCTGCATCACTTCTCCTTACTGTGACATTGTCAGCCAGTGGCAGCATCTGGGCTCCCGATTGGAAGCACGTGAGTACGCAGCCTTTGGCGGCAGGCTGCCTCTCCAGATCGACCTGCTTGCTGCAAGCTCCCGACAAACGCCACTGACAAAGCTCGCTCACACCGCCGGCGTGTCCCGATGACTGCTCCGATATGGCCCTGCTATGCTAGTATGAAGGCTGCAAAATCTACAGAAAGGGGAGATGGGAAGGAGATGCGTATGTTGACCGTGTGTGTCCTGTGAGTGCATTGACTCGTTACATGTGCAGGAAGTCATCCAAAGCCTGTGACGAGCTCCCTTTGTAGATGGGAATCTGCTTTCTGTGATATGGTCAGGTTACGAACGATACTATGGTCGATCCAGATACGGCTTCACTGCAGGACGCCGGCGCTATATACAACGAGAAAGGTTGTTCAACTCAGTCCATACCAATGATCTGCTCGAATAAGGAAGCCTTGCAGCGCAGTGGGGATGAGCCCGGTCACCGCAGGAATTATTGTCAATCACATGCGATCCTGGTATCGTGTGCAAGGAGGCAGTCGTGTTTCCATGTGGTCGCGCTTGACCCGAGCCTGATGCTTCCAAGCACGATCACATGTGCGCAGGATACGCTGGAGGTGAAGAGTACAGCACGCCCTACGATGCCGGGTCAGATCTCGGGTCAAGTGCGACCACCTGGAAGAACAACTTCCTCCTTCGGTATGAGAATGAAGCCGAAAGGCATCGTCGTTGACAGAAGCTCCGCGCGCGGCCGCTATTCAAGCGCGTTACCGTCCAATAAGCGCCTGGCCTGCGTTGCAGATCCACATGATGTAACAAGATGTATCAGAAAAGCGACATATCGAAGGCTAAAGTCCAGCTAATTCCGTCGGACTTTAGCATGACATCGACAGACGCTGCTGATATATATCTTCGCTCCTAGTGTCCTTCATTCTCTGCTACCATCAACTCACAATATCTAAGCCTCATCAACAATCTCAGTACAATGGCATCCCTCAGGCAAGGGATGGACTCTGACCAGACCTCATCCTCAGACACAAAGATGCACTACCGACAACTCGCCCCGACAGCATCAGTGCGTGTCTCCCCGCTGTGCCTGGGAGCCATGAACTTTGGCGAAGCCCACAAAGCTCGCTATGGCGAATGCAGCAAAGAGACCGCATTCTCCATCATGGACTACTTTTATTCGCAAGGTGGCAACTTCCTTGATACGGCAAATGGGTACCAAGCGGGAGAGTCCGAGCAATGGGTCGGCGAATGGATGAAATCGAGAGACAACAGGAACGAGATCGTGCGTGCAACGAAGTACTCCACCGGCTACATGAACCACGAGAAAGACAAGATCCAGGCCAACTATGGCGGCAATTCGACGAAGAGTATGAAAGTCTCGGTCGCAGCTTCTTTGAGAAAGCTTCAGACAAGCTACATCGACATTCTCTACATCCACTGGTGGGACTACTCAACCTCAATCCCAGAACTCATGCACAGTTTAAATGACCTCGTCGTCTCTGGCCAAGTCCTCTACCTGGGCGTGTCGGACACCCCAGCCTGGGTCGTATCCAAAGCGAACCAATACGCCCGCGACCACGGACTTCGCCAATTTGTCATCTACCAAGGCATGTGGAACGCCGCCATGCGCGACTTCGAGCGCGACATCATCCCTATGTGCCGAGACGAAGGCATGGCACTAGCCCCCTACGGCACTCTCGGTCAAGGCTCCTTTCAAACCGAGGAGGGCCGCAAGCAGCGCGAGAAAGACAACGAGGGTAGAAAATTCAGCGCCAAAGCAGTCCCGTACGCTGAAGTCTCGAAAGTGCTCGAAAAGCTAGCAAAGGCGAAGAAAAGACCCATCGCGGACATCGCTCTAGCATACGTTCTGCAGAAGACGCCGTACATGTTCCCGATTGTCGGCGGGAGGAAACTGGAGCACATTCAGGGCAATGTTGCCGCACTCAAGGTGGCGTTGACGGAGAAGGAAGCGGAGGAGATCGAGGCTGCTTAGCCTTTCGATGCTGGGTTTCCACACACGTTCCTCAGCGGTACGCTTTTCGATGACAGTCAGAAACCAGTCGCGGCGCAGGGACCGGAAGATGTGTTCTTGACGAAGTGGCAGGGTGAGATTGATTGGGTGGAGAGGCCGAGGCCGATTAAGCCAAGTGGGCAGTGAGAAGCTCGATGAGGTGATGGCCATGACGAGGATGATGATGGAAGGTGCGGTCACGTCGCCGAACCTCGCTCGTGGGGTCTTGTTTGGTCGGCATGCACAACGTCTCCACGCTGAAGGGTCAACTTTAACTCTATACTACAGCTTCAAAGCTCACTTCACATACTCCCTCTGCCGCGCCCTCTCAATCCTCGGCTACGAGAACATCTACCACGGCCTCGAAGTCGCCAATGCCTTACCCTCAGTCCAAAAGGCCTGGACGCTCTTGGGTCGAAGGAAATGGGGTCCTGGTGCCGCGATAGATGGCAGAGAGATTCGTCTGGAAAATTTCGATGCTTTGCTGGGACATTGTGAGGCTGTGACGGATCAGACTTGTGCCTGTTCCATATCTGCTACCTTTGGTGTCTACTTCCGTAGCGCGTCATATCCCTACTTCCCCTCTTTCTCCACGTCGCTCTACTGGTTTAAGCAAGTCTTCCTGATGTACGAGAAAAGGGTACTCCCAAAGCTCGATGCTGCGAATTGGCAAACGTATTAATGCAGAGCATTATGACATGATCAGAGGGGCTTTGGTCGGGCAAGAGGAGAGGATGTTGGAGTGGAGGGTTGAACATGGGTTGGAGCCTCTGTATAAGTTTCTTGGGAAGGATGTGCCACTGCAGCCATTCCCCAGGGGCAATGAGCCGGAGGAGTTGCAGGCGAGGGCCGAGAAGGCGAGGTAAACGGGGACGAGGGCTTGGGGGAACATTCATAGATTGGGGCTTGGGGTCGTTGGGGTGCTGGTGCTGAGTCTGGGTTGGGTGGTGATGTTGTACCGCTAGCTGAGTACGTCACACCATGGTCACACCACGGTTATTTGGCTTGGCTGTGACCTTGTGTACAGTGAGGGACGTTTGTGCTCCCAAAGAGGAGCTTGATGCTGAGTGGACTGCTTGGAAATACGACTAGTGGGTGAGAGTCTTATAGCCGACAACGACAGTCGCACGGTGCTTGTTTGGCTCGGCTGTGACATTGTATACTACCAGTGATGGGCGTCTAATGGGGCGAGCTTGTTGCTGAATGGAGTGCTTCGAGGTACCACTAGCGGGTGAGTAGCTTTTCGAGGAAAAACATGCCCCGGAATTGCAATAGAGGGACGGAAGTTGTGGAACGCGGCACGCAATACATACCAACTCATGAACAAGAGCAACCAGATGATCCCATTAGTACCCTAGCCCGTACACATCTTGACAAACCCTgccccccccccccccccccaCGAGTACCAGAGTGCTGGAAATCCAAAACAGAATGCAAATTCAGACCACCGCCCCATTACTTGCCCTTCACAGCTTCAAGAAGAATCCAAACTGAAAGCCAAGACCAAGAAGCATCAGCACCAGAATCTTCCTCAACTCCGCGAGCATGAAAAGCCCTCCCATGAGACACTAAGGATTATCTTGGGCTCCAGCAGGTCCAACAGGATAGCTGTAGTCCGCCGGAGGCGAATCACTCTGCCAGTCCATCATGTCACTCCAGTCTGGCGGACTATCGCTCGATCCTGCCGCCTATGTGCCCGGCGTACCGCTGGGACCTGCGGCTCCGACAGCTGGAGCCTGCTGTGCCGGAGCCTGCTGTGCCCAGACGGTGTGCAAGTGCATATTCTGCAATTTCTTCGGCAGCCAACTCGTTTCCTCCTGCACAATACCCGTCAAGACATCAAGGCTCATGTCGCCGACTGTCCACAAAAGACCGGGCCCGTTGGTGGCGGTGTTGACAGTGATCGTCACAATGTGAAGGATTTTGTGTCCCAGTGTGTCCGGCCTCTTGTGCTGGCAGAGGAACTGCACGATATCCTGCACCTCGGGAGTTGCCAGAAGGGCATAATAGCGCCAATGACCAATAGCGAACATGGGCGCCTCATGGTTGGGATACACCTTGCGGCATCTCTCAACGATGCGCTTCGTATCCGGCGTCTCGATAGTATCGACCATGATATAATTGAGGAATTTCTCCTGTCCGCCGATGAATGCCCCAGTGGCCCAGGAGTACTGGTCATTCACTTCAAATAGTCCCTTGCCTCTCCGGTGGTCGTTATTCCAGATTTTCCTCTTGTGGGTCGGCTTTCTCAAGTCTTGCCATGCCCACCACATCATGTCAGACCATGAATTGGCGAGAGGCGCAGCTTGTTCGTCACCTCCAGTCGCGCCTGCGGTGCTGACGCTCTTTTCGGTGACGATCACGCCGTCGACGACGTTCAGGACGGCGTCGTAGAGGGCACCGGTAGGCTGAAACCGCGTCAGTAAAGGGTATTACCATCGGGAAACGTTACTCACAGGGCTTTGGACCTTTGGGCCAACGGTCGGGAAATACTTCTTGTCTTGGCGCAGCTCGACGCGGTAGTTGAGGCCGGCGGGCCACATGGCACTGTCGACTTGCCGCATCTTGAGTCTCGTTCAACATCCCCAACCAAGAGGCAGTGGATGTCGTCGGCAATACCGTCCAGTGCGTTGACAGAGGGCATTACATCGCGGATTGACCAGTCCTTTGCAACTGACTTGCCGATCGCTTGCGCAGCCGCCCAATTATTGGGGGTGTTGTCATCGAATCCGCGCTGCCACTGGGCACCGTAGGGATCTGGGGCACCGCCATGGCCAGCAGTGACCAGCTGGTCATGCTGTGCAATATTAGCAAGCATGAGATCCGTGTACAAGGTACGGCCTTTGACCTCGTAGCGGCGGATGAGCGCATCATCAGCAGGCGGGTCCGCGCGACGCTCGAGCCCGCCAGCGATGTCGGAATCCAGTCCAGAAGAAGAGACATCCAGGGCGGTAGCATTGCGCCACCGTGGTCCTGACGGTAGACCGGAGTGGCATAGCCAAGCGCGGCCAA
This genomic window from Fulvia fulva chromosome 4, complete sequence contains:
- a CDS encoding Centromere/kinetochore protein zw10, yielding MTSTLLSRDTTQHQPDLAAAMASAVLASIDNGAYPISEEDAAADLTPASLESLSRALQEQQNDVKSSIKSISKDASSDIDTWITRAKELQADILRSRETARQIVAEAEAGKELRARADDRKKKVQLLEKEVAFQETVAARLDHIRHANGVLRDVQDSIVAGDLSGGLQKLEAAEESIGGLGASNESGVGALLGKRVEGLRERLKEAVTLGWQERLSIDVEGRKVQINDGIVGLVRPAQGLGILDELVKKAAKDFDRAILRPRMIPNREGKVPTTEASGRIISCRIASEEANASDVIGSLWAISIVLASNLPESVTGPLSEHLMPILTTRLEERWLEPAVPIEIGEMAGFQALLKEVNYFADAIDRHRWHGSKPLRDWTQSAPRIWLTKRREALLGDVRNLVFTGLKEQKIVERVETQMVSKDDAMHGGDGADDEWDTAWDEPEEPATQAEKSEGIDEASAWDLPDDDEVPKEEEDGADDAWGWGDVDGGAPDSPQATRSAPPPVNGEKSTAQSTECEMTLRETFTVTAVPDGLLELVQQVITAAQTLAGPEYAKSPIVPASVALYTLPTLALAIYRATASTAYSRLENGNMLIYNDTGRLSDQLRAWQAAQPTSSRLRLDNDVKALDQFAKKAYGAEMESQKTILRDFLDGAQGFSNCTTQPFKDECESAIDQTIYRLNAVYAQWKPILSQSALLQSVGQLLATVTGKMITEIEDLPDISEADSKELKSLCDRISSLRDIFTQQDGDRPDAQPRDMTFIYCPNWLKFQYLAEILESSLVDIKYLWTEGELSLEFVPDEVEGLIEALFAESQLRRQAIQEIRRGGRR
- a CDS encoding ATP-dependent RNA helicase DED1; amino-acid sequence: MADQLNMNGLSLQDSQHAPQNGPGPQQNGFGAGRSAYIPPHMRGSARGPAPGPGPAPNGLDGANGYPTPGQANGYGGPPPPGGRGAGGPPGANWGATQSFTPRGNWDNSPQLPRGFDRNAYGAPGGGSGGASGGGRGHSGAGDGQWRDGKHVPGPANQRLERELFGVVNDPSKQQTGINFEKYDDIPVEASGQGVPEPVTTFTNPPLDDHLISNIELAGYKQPTPVQKYSIPIVMGGRDLMACAQTGSGKTGGFLFPILSQAYQNGPSGNAPAQSGFGRQRKAYPTSLILAPTRELVSQIYDEARKFSYRSWVRPCVVYGGADIGSQLRQIERGCDLLVATPGRLVDLIERGRISLANIKYLVLDEADRMLDMGFEPQIRRIVEGEDMPPTDGRQTLMFSATFPRDIQMLARDFLREYIFLSVGRVGSTSENITQKIEYVEDIDKRSVLLDILHTHGAGLTLIFVETKRMADSLSDYLINQGFPATSIHGDRTQRERERALEMFRTGRCPILVATAVAARGLDIPNVKHVVNYDLPTDIDDYVHRIGRTGRAGNTGVSTAFFNRGNRGVVRDLIDLLKEANQEVPGFLESIAREGSGFGGGGRGGGRSGGGRGRGSSAMKDVRTYGGGQRPAYGGGMMGGGGMGGGGGYGMGGGGYGGGMGGGMGGGSYGNPSGPSGPNSWW
- a CDS encoding Norsolorinic acid reductase B, whose translation is MDSDQTSSSDTKMHYRQLAPTASVRVSPLCLGAMNFGEAHKARYGECSKETAFSIMDYFYSQGGNFLDTANGYQAGESEQWVGEWMKSRDNRNEIVRATKYSTGYMNHEKDKIQANYGGNSTKSMKVSVAASLRKLQTSYIDILYIHWWDYSTSIPELMHSLNDLVVSGQVLYLGVSDTPAWVVSKANQYARDHGLRQFVIYQGMWNAAMRDFERDIIPMCRDEGMALAPYGTLGQGSFQTEEGRKQREKDNEGRKFSAKAVPYAEVSKVLEKLAKAKKRPIADIALAYVLQKTPYMFPIVGGRKLEHIQGNVAALKPFDAGFPHTFLSGTLFDDSQKPVAAQGPEDVFLTKWQGEIDWVERPRPIKPSGQ